The following nucleotide sequence is from Halomonas chromatireducens.
ACTTCATGGTGCAGCGCTACGGCGATTACGTACGCTATCGCCCCCCCCTGCAGGCCAATACCGCCCTGCTGTGGGCCAGCCCCTTCCTGCTGTTGCTGATCGGGGGGGTAGCCTGGTGGCGAATGATCGTGGGGCGCAAGCGCATGCCGCAGCGCCCGGAATTCACCCAGCAGGAGCGCGAGACGCTTCAGCGGCTGCGTAGCGGCGACTGATCGCCGGAGGTGATGATGAACGGAATTTTTCTGCTTTCTGCCATGGTGCTGTGCGTGATGGCGCTTGCCTTCGTGGTCTATCCGCTGCTGCGTGAGCCGCGTCAGGAGACGGGCCACTCTCGGCGGGCGATCAACCTGAGGGTGCATCGTGACCGTGTCCGTGAGCTCGATCAGGACCTGGCGACAGGCACCCTGACCCAAGAGCAGTACGACACCGCGTTGGCCGATCTCGAGCGGGAGCTGCTCGACAGCGGCAGCATTGAGCCGGATGCGGTGGACAACAATGCGGCCCATGAAGCTCGCGGACCGAGGCGAGTGGCCGCCATCGCTGCCTTTGCCAGTATCGCCGTGCTGCCGTTCATGGCCGTGGGGCTCTATCTGGGCGTTGGCTATGCCGATGAGGTCTTTGCCACGCAGCTGCCCCCGGGGGAGATGGCTAGCATGCAGGAGCCCGCACCGGCTTCCGATGAGGCGATGCAGCGCCAGTTCGAGAGGCTCGCCCAGGAGCTGCAGGGGCGGCTGGCGCAGAACCCCGATGACCTGGAGGGCTGGATCCTGCTCGGCCGGACACTGACGTTCATGGACGACCTGGCGGCGGCGGAGCGCGCCTTCCGCGAAGCGATGGTCCATGGCGGCGATCGCGATCCGAACCTGTTGACCCGCTATGCGGATGTGCTGGCGGAGCGGCAGGGCAGCCTGGAGGGGGAGCCCCGTGAGCTGATCGAGCGTGCGCTTTCCATCGACCCCGACCACGCTCAGGGGCTGTGGATGGCCGGTTCGCTGGCGTTCGAAGAGGCGGATCTCGACGCTGCACGACGGCACTGGGAGCGGCTGCTCGGCGTCCTGCCGGATGAGTCGCCGGAGGCAGACATCATCCGCGGCAACCTGTCCCAGGTAGCCCTTTCCGCGGCGGAGGGTTGAACGTGAAGTCATATTCGAGGAGGTGGTCATGAGGCCGACATTGAGCCGTGAGGCACTGCAGGCCGTTCGGCAGGTGCCGTTATTCCGGGGTCTGGAAGACGAGACCCTGGCGCTGCTGACCGGCGGCGCCGTGGAGCGTAGCTATCGACGCGGTACGCTGCTGTTCAGTGAAGGCGAGCCCGCGGATCGCTTCTATGTTGTGCTGGATGGCTGGGTCAAGCTCTTTCGCGAGAGCCCCGACGGCAACGAGTGCATGGTGGGGCTGTTCACACGCGGTGAGTCCTTCGCCGAGGCGGCGATGTTCGACCGGCTGGGCTTTCCCGTTCACGCAGCGGTGGCCGAGGATGCCCGACTGCTGGTGTTCACCGCCGACCACTTCCTGACCACCCTGGAGCAGAACCACGGCCTGGCTCTCAACCTGCTGGCCAACCTGTCGGGGCTGCTGCGCTACCTGGTGCGCCAGCTCGATCAGTTGACCAACCAGCCCACCTATCAGCGGCTGGCCGCCTTCATCGTCTCGCTTTGCCCCTGTGATGCCCATCAGGCTACCGTCTGCCTGCCCTGCGACAAGATGCTGATTGCCGGACGCCTGGGCATGAAGCCCGAAAGCTTTTCCCGTGCCATGGCGCGCCTCAGGGAGGTCGGTGTCACCTGTGAGCGCA
It contains:
- the ccmI gene encoding c-type cytochrome biogenesis protein CcmI: MNGIFLLSAMVLCVMALAFVVYPLLREPRQETGHSRRAINLRVHRDRVRELDQDLATGTLTQEQYDTALADLERELLDSGSIEPDAVDNNAAHEARGPRRVAAIAAFASIAVLPFMAVGLYLGVGYADEVFATQLPPGEMASMQEPAPASDEAMQRQFERLAQELQGRLAQNPDDLEGWILLGRTLTFMDDLAAAERAFREAMVHGGDRDPNLLTRYADVLAERQGSLEGEPRELIERALSIDPDHAQGLWMAGSLAFEEADLDAARRHWERLLGVLPDESPEADIIRGNLSQVALSAAEG
- a CDS encoding Crp/Fnr family transcriptional regulator, whose product is MRPTLSREALQAVRQVPLFRGLEDETLALLTGGAVERSYRRGTLLFSEGEPADRFYVVLDGWVKLFRESPDGNECMVGLFTRGESFAEAAMFDRLGFPVHAAVAEDARLLVFTADHFLTTLEQNHGLALNLLANLSGLLRYLVRQLDQLTNQPTYQRLAAFIVSLCPCDAHQATVCLPCDKMLIAGRLGMKPESFSRAMARLREVGVTCERNCVQIDDVAALRNFANACGQPSVAPAVLNGGAKSSVRGIIQPCR